DNA sequence from the Hoylesella buccalis ATCC 35310 genome:
GGCGGCGTCGGCTCTTTTTTTCTCCGTCGTCGGATTATTAGTATCATCAGTATTATCAGTATTATCAGTATTATTAGTATATAAGGGCGACCCTTGATTATCAAGCACTTGCGAGGGGGTAAATTGATTGTTCGTTGAATGTTGAACGAATAATGAATGCTCCAAGTAGGGACAATAAAAGAATTTTTGATCCACGATTTCGAAGATTTTATAGTCGGAAATGATGTGCATCAAATACGTTTTTGACTTACGGCAGTCGTGTGCGATGTTTTTCAATGCGGCGAGGTACCCCGTTCCCTTGGGACAGGTGCGCAGGTAGCGCATTAGGGCCAACACGCATCCTTCGCCGGTACACCCTTCGATGGCCCGCATCTCCATGTACACGGGTGCCTCGAAAAAATTCAATTCTAATTTAAGATATGCTTTCATGGTAATTAAGAGCCTCTCCCCCAACCCCTCCCCAAAGGGGAGGGGAGTAGATAGACAGGGTTTTTAGTTTATGAGTTTATAAGTTCTTTAGTTTACAAGTTGACGAGTTGACAAGTTAACAAGTTAACGAGTTGATAGCTCAGCTAATCATAAAGTTCAAAGTTCAATGTTCAAATTTCAAAGTAAGTACAGTTCAATGTTCAAATTTCAAAGTAAGTACAGTTCAATGTTCAAATTTCAAAGTAAGTACAGTTCAATGTTCAAATCTCAAAGTTCAAAGTAAGTACAGTTCAAAGTCCAAAGCTAACTACTCCCCTCCCCTTTGGGGAGGGGCCGGGGGAGAGGCTGTCGGTGAGAGGCTGTCGGTGAGAGGCTTTTTCCTTGATAAACCTCCCCAGCGGCTCTTCCCCTTGCTCCATCAGATGGCGGCAGCGGGTGAGGAGCAGCAGATCAGGGTTCTTGCGCTTCCTTACATTATTCATCACCGTGTTAGGTTTGCGGGGCGAGGGCAGGTGAAGCCGCTCGCAAAGAAGGTTGACGGTGGTGCTGAAGTTGAGCACCTGTCCGTGTTCATCGATAGTCAGACCGTCGTACCACATCATGTGGACCAGTTCAACCAAGTCGGACACGGTGCCCAACCACCGCACCTGACTGCCTTCTGGCAACCTCATCAACCTTTCAAACGTGTTTCTCATGGCATCTTTTGCCTGTTTTTGTGTGATTTCCATTTTTTTACTTTACAGTTTATATATACTTGATTATCCTAATTGCAATCATCCCTACCCTCCCTTCGTCCATTTACTCTGTGAACCGAACAGATGCATCACGCACCTACGCTGGAGAAATCAAGGATGTGCCTTTCCTCATTTGCAAAGATACTGTCGATTTGCGCAATATTTGTTCCATTTACAGAGTTTAAATAGGCAGAATTATTAAATTGTGTTCAAACCCTTTGTACATGCGCATTCACTACTGTCCACGAAAATCTTTTAATAATCTCTTGAAACGCCTATAAATACAAGCTTGTAGGAGATAAAATAGACTCCCTACTTTTGAAAAGAGTATCTTTGCCACAAATTACAATTTGAAAGCAGATACTTATGAACAAAGGTCGATACGTATTTTCACAGCTGTGCGACTTTCTGCCGACAGACCATTTCAAATGGTTGATAAAAAAGTATGAAGGTAATAAATATGTGAAGAGTTTCACTTGTTGGAATCATCTGATGGTTCTTCTATTTGGTCAGTTGTCTAATCGTGAGGGATTACGAGACCTTATTGTAACCATCACTCCGTTCAAGTCAGCGTTCCACCATCTTGGTTTTGGAAAGAATGTCAGTAGAAGCAATTTGAGCAAGGCCAATGAAATACGCGAAGTCAAGATATTCCAAGAGTTTGCAGACAAGATGGTTTCCATAGCAAGAGAGAAACGAGGAGTCGTCAAGGACTTCTTCATATCGAACAATGTCTATGCGTTTGACTCCTCAACAATATCATTGTGCCTTTCTGTATACTGGTGGACTAAACTGCATCATGGGAAAGGAGGAGTGAAATTGCATGAACTGTATGACGTGAAGACAGACATTCCGACATTTTCTGTCATTACAGACGCTTCAGTTCACGATTCTCAAGTGATGGAGCTAATTCCCTATGAGAAAGAGAGTTTCTATATATTTGACAGAGCGTATATGGCAACTAGGAAACTTTATATAATAGAAGGAGCAGAAGCTTACTTTGTCGTGAGAGAGAAGCATAAAATGCCGTTTGAGGTCATAGAGGATAAAGAATACAACAACCCTTCATCTGGAATTATGGCTGACCAAATTATACGTTTCAAGGGATACAAGACTAAGAAGCAATATCCAAATAAACTTCGACGAGTGGTATTCTATGACTATGATGGTAATAGGACATTTGTATTTTACACGAACAATTTTGAAATTACAGCGGAACAGGTTGCTATGCTTTACAAATACAGATGGAGAGTAGAACTGTTCTTCAAATGGCTGAAGCAACATCTGCGCATCAAAGAGTTTTATGGAACCTCGGAGAATGCTGTAAAAATACAAATCTATGCAGCTATCATTGCATATTGTCTTGTCGTTATCGTACAAGAATGTATGGGGCTAAAGCTTCAAACCTATGATGTTCTAAGAATTTTAAGCACGGCATTGTTGACAAAAATGCCATTGTGTGACTTGCTCATTGAACAGAAAGAGGAAGAATTTACTGAAGGAAAAAACCTGCAGCTCTGCCTCAATTTTGATGGGTAACTATCAATTTGTTACTTTTTGAAATGTTAAAGGGTTTTCGTGGACAGTAGTGATGCGCATTTAGCGGTCTATCACCACCAAGCACTTGTATAAAAAGAAGTCATCTGCTTGATAGATAACGATTTACCTATAAACGAGCACCATCATTTGGAACTATTATTTCCAAGGTATAGTGAATGAAAGTGAAAAACCATTGGCGTAAGCTGCTGAAGACGTATGCTACATTGTTTAAGTAACAAACAATTCTTATTTGCTAAACTAAAAGGTCTCATCTACAAAAGGGTTAGCAACCAAATAACGAAAATATTAGCAGAAAATCAGGCAAAGGCTTATTAAAAATAACTACCTATTTTTTGTTTTAATAATAAAAATCACTACTGTCCACGAAAACCCTTTAACATTTCAAAAAGTAACAAATTGATAGTTACCCATCAAAATTGAGGCAGAGCTGCAGGTTTTTTCCTTCAGTAAATTCTTCCTCTTTCTGTTCAATGAGCAAGTCACACAATGGCATTTTTGTCAACAATGCCGTGCTTAAAATTCTTAGAACATCATAGGTTTGAAGCTTTAGCCCCATACATTCTTGTACGATAACGACAAGACAATATGCAATGATAGCTGCATAGATTTGTATTTTTACAGCATTCTCCGAGGTTCCATAAAACTCTTTGATGCGCAGATGTTGCTTCAGCCATTTGAAGAACAGTTCTACTCTCCATCTGTATTTGTAAAGCATAGCAACCTGTTCCGCTGTAATTTCAAAATTGTTCGTGTAAAATACAAATGTCCTATTACCATCATAGTCATAGAATACCACTCGTCGAAGTTTATTTGGATATTGCTTCTTAGTCTTGTATCCCTTGAAACGTATAATTTGGTCAGCCATAATTCCAGATGAAGGGTTGTTGTATTCTTTATCCTCTATGACCTCAAACGGCATTTTATGCTTCTCTCTCACGACAAAGTAAGCTTCTGCTCCTTCTATTATATAAAGTTTCCTAGTTGCCATATACGCTCTGTCAAATATATAGAAACTCTCTTTCTCATAGGGAATTAGCTCCATCACTTGAGAATCGTGAACTGAAGCGTCTGTAATGACAGAAAATGTCGGAATGTCTGTCTTCACGTCATACAGTTCATGCAATTTCACTCCTCCTTTCCCATGATGCAGTTTAGTCCACCAGTATACAGAAAGGCACAATGATATTGTTGAGGAGTCAAACGCATAGACATTGTTCGATATGAAGAAGTCCTTGACGACTCCTCGTTTCTCTCTTGCTATGGAAACCATCTTGTCTGCAAACTCTTGGAATATCTTGACTTCGCGTATTTCATTGGCCTTGCTCAAATTGCTTCTACTGACATTCTTTCCAAAACCAAGATGGTGGAACGCTGACTTGAACGGAGTGATGGTTACAATAAGGTCTCGTAATCCCTCACGATTAGACAACTGACCAAATAGAAG
Encoded proteins:
- a CDS encoding IS4 family transposase, yielding MNKGRYVFSQLCDFLPTDHFKWLIKKYEGNKYVKSFTCWNHLMVLLFGQLSNREGLRDLIVTITPFKSAFHHLGFGKNVSRSNLSKANEIREVKIFQEFADKMVSIAREKRGVVKDFFISNNVYAFDSSTISLCLSVYWWTKLHHGKGGVKLHELYDVKTDIPTFSVITDASVHDSQVMELIPYEKESFYIFDRAYMATRKLYIIEGAEAYFVVREKHKMPFEVIEDKEYNNPSSGIMADQIIRFKGYKTKKQYPNKLRRVVFYDYDGNRTFVFYTNNFEITAEQVAMLYKYRWRVELFFKWLKQHLRIKEFYGTSENAVKIQIYAAIIAYCLVVIVQECMGLKLQTYDVLRILSTALLTKMPLCDLLIEQKEEEFTEGKNLQLCLNFDG
- a CDS encoding IS4 family transposase, yielding MNKGRYVFSQLCDFLPTDHFKWLIKKYEGNKYVKSFTCWNHLMVLLFGQLSNREGLRDLIVTITPFKSAFHHLGFGKNVSRSNLSKANEIREVKIFQEFADKMVSIAREKRGVVKDFFISNNVYAFDSSTISLCLSVYWWTKLHHGKGGVKLHELYDVKTDIPTFSVITDASVHDSQVMELIPYEKESFYIFDRAYMATRKLYIIEGAEAYFVVREKHKMPFEVIEDKEYNNPSSGIMADQIIRFKGYKTKKQYPNKLRRVVFYDYDGNRTFVFYTNNFEITAEQVAMLYKYRWRVELFFKWLKQHLRIKEFYGTSENAVKIQIYAAIIAYCLVVIVQECMGLKLQTYDVLRILSTALLTKMPLCDLLIEQKEEEFTEGKNLQLCLNFDG